The Cronobacter sakazakii genome has a window encoding:
- a CDS encoding methyl-accepting chemotaxis protein — protein MFSLKNMFSLNLQRSAISYDAICQNKPVIEFSPEGVINKASPLFLSTMGYRADEIIGHHHRIFCPPSLVSSPEYSQFWQRLARGESFSGKYLRLAKGNRSVWLEASYIPVSDRRGRVIRVIKIAADISERVHSALEQEAVVNAINRSMAIITFNPEGIVLEANENFVNATGYKRDEIIGKHHRLFCAETLYKSDEYRHFWESLNQGEFFSGLFPRLNRQGDPLWFRATYNPVFNSDGQLYKIVKFATDVTADVLRNQREQEAAVHAWDMAVQTRESAQNGANVIENSILMIDRIAQGMGAVSTDISRLNNQSESIDDMVETIRKFAMQTRLIALNAAIEAARAGASGRSFAVVAAEVRNLAASVSSATEEIEQVVASNSQLAKDVLCGIENSLMNTREGVTLMREAGEVMTSIQRNAAGVETAVKDVAISVKAG, from the coding sequence ATGTTTTCACTTAAAAATATGTTCTCCCTGAACCTCCAGCGATCAGCCATTTCGTATGACGCAATTTGTCAGAATAAGCCTGTCATTGAGTTCAGTCCGGAGGGGGTGATAAATAAAGCCAGCCCGCTTTTTCTCTCCACTATGGGGTACAGGGCTGATGAAATAATCGGTCACCACCATCGTATATTCTGCCCGCCCTCGCTGGTAAGTTCACCGGAATACAGCCAGTTCTGGCAGCGCCTTGCCAGGGGAGAAAGCTTTAGTGGCAAGTACCTGCGGCTGGCAAAGGGAAATCGTTCCGTATGGCTTGAAGCCAGTTATATCCCCGTTTCTGACAGGCGCGGCCGTGTTATCAGAGTCATTAAAATTGCTGCCGATATTTCTGAGCGCGTGCATTCTGCTCTTGAGCAGGAAGCAGTCGTAAATGCCATAAACCGTTCTATGGCCATCATCACCTTCAATCCTGAAGGGATCGTGCTTGAAGCAAATGAAAATTTCGTCAATGCCACTGGCTATAAGCGGGATGAAATCATAGGTAAGCATCATCGTCTGTTCTGTGCCGAGACGCTTTACAAAAGTGATGAATACCGACATTTCTGGGAGAGTCTGAATCAAGGTGAGTTTTTTTCTGGTCTGTTTCCACGCCTTAACCGTCAGGGAGACCCTCTGTGGTTCCGTGCAACTTATAACCCTGTCTTTAACAGTGATGGGCAGCTTTATAAAATTGTGAAATTCGCTACAGATGTTACGGCTGATGTCCTGCGAAACCAGAGAGAGCAAGAGGCTGCTGTGCATGCATGGGATATGGCCGTGCAGACCCGAGAAAGTGCGCAGAACGGTGCCAATGTTATTGAAAATAGCATCCTTATGATTGACAGAATTGCGCAGGGGATGGGGGCTGTCTCCACCGATATCTCACGGCTCAACAATCAGTCTGAAAGTATTGACGATATGGTGGAAACCATCCGGAAGTTTGCCATGCAGACAAGACTTATTGCACTGAATGCCGCGATTGAAGCAGCAAGGGCTGGCGCATCCGGAAGAAGTTTTGCGGTTGTTGCCGCAGAAGTGCGTAATCTTGCGGCGAGCGTCAGTAGCGCGACTGAAGAAATTGAGCAAGTCGTGGCCAGCAATAGTCAACTGGCCAAGGATGTTCTCTGTGGCATTGAAAACAGCCTGATGAACACTCGGGAAGGGGTTACACTCATGCGCGAAGCGGGTGAAGTTATGACCAGCATTCAGAGGAATGCTGCAGGGGTTGAGACTGCGGTTAAGGATGTCGCCATTTCAGTTAAAGCCGGATAG